One stretch of Natrinema salaciae DNA includes these proteins:
- a CDS encoding AAA family ATPase yields the protein MSVPDAAATAEAVVDEILSAVVADRTVLEEVTAGLLARGHVLLEDVPGTGKTLTAQSFATALGLEFARIQFTPDLMPSDITGSYVFEEETGEFHFTPGPVFANVVLADEINRAPPKTQSALLEAMAEGQVTVDGDTHALPEPFVVIATQNPVEQEGTFELPEAQRDRFMIKTSLGYPDADGTRELIDRRADRDRPDPTVEPVIDRAAVLELQDVPETIAVEGPVRDYIGDVCRTTRTDGRVDVGVSPRGVQRLFEVSRARAALEGREYVVPEDVKRIAGPALAHRLVLTPEASVDGVSRRAVIDSVLEECDVPAMTSPSADQ from the coding sequence ATGTCAGTCCCCGACGCTGCGGCGACGGCGGAGGCCGTCGTCGACGAGATCCTCTCCGCGGTCGTCGCCGATCGAACCGTCCTCGAGGAAGTCACGGCCGGGTTGCTCGCCCGCGGGCACGTCCTGCTCGAGGACGTGCCCGGAACGGGCAAGACGCTCACCGCGCAGTCGTTCGCGACCGCGCTCGGGCTCGAGTTTGCCCGGATTCAGTTCACGCCGGATCTCATGCCCTCCGATATCACCGGCTCGTACGTGTTCGAGGAGGAGACCGGCGAGTTTCACTTCACACCCGGCCCGGTGTTCGCGAACGTCGTGCTCGCGGACGAGATCAACCGCGCGCCGCCGAAGACCCAGTCCGCCCTACTGGAGGCGATGGCGGAAGGGCAGGTGACCGTCGACGGCGACACCCACGCGCTTCCGGAGCCGTTCGTCGTCATCGCGACGCAGAATCCCGTCGAGCAGGAGGGGACGTTCGAACTCCCGGAAGCCCAACGCGACCGCTTCATGATCAAGACCTCGCTGGGGTACCCCGACGCCGACGGGACCCGCGAACTGATCGACCGTCGGGCCGACCGCGACCGTCCGGACCCGACCGTCGAGCCGGTCATCGACCGTGCGGCCGTGCTGGAACTCCAGGACGTCCCAGAGACGATCGCCGTCGAGGGACCCGTACGCGACTACATCGGCGACGTCTGCCGAACGACGCGGACCGACGGCCGCGTCGACGTCGGCGTCTCGCCGCGGGGCGTCCAGCGGCTGTTCGAGGTGAGCCGTGCCCGCGCCGCCCTCGAGGGTCGCGAGTACGTCGTCCCGGAGGACGTCAAGCGGATCGCCGGGCCAGCGCTCGCCCACCGGCTCGTGTTGACGCCGGAAGCCAGCGTCGACGGCGTCTCTCGGCGTGCGGTCATCGACTCCGTCCTCGAGGAGTGTGACGTGCCGGCGATGACGTCCCCGTCAGCCGACCAGTAA
- a CDS encoding DUF547 domain-containing protein, producing the protein MSTQLDPLSLSADLLYTVKTEGDADPLREHLAALERSQLDRALASREGKLSFWLNCYNAYAQLLLEEEDPDLLEGGLLDQWKFFARDQIPISGVWLSLNDIEHGLLRSSKQPWGLGYVPRVFPSSFERQFRLAECDPRVHFALTHAAGHCPPIAVYSPRDVDEELDIAIEWFLEENVTYDSGANTATVPRLFRQYRGDFGGKRGIVSFLRQYNAVPDDTTPSLEYEQVDHSAELDVNLEGDDVKP; encoded by the coding sequence ATGTCGACTCAGCTCGATCCCCTCTCGCTCTCGGCCGATCTCCTCTATACGGTCAAGACCGAAGGCGACGCTGACCCGCTGCGAGAGCATCTGGCAGCGCTCGAGCGATCGCAACTGGATCGAGCGCTGGCCAGTCGCGAGGGGAAGCTTTCCTTCTGGCTCAACTGTTACAACGCCTACGCGCAGCTGCTGCTGGAGGAGGAAGACCCCGACCTGCTCGAGGGGGGCCTCCTCGACCAGTGGAAGTTCTTCGCGCGGGATCAGATCCCCATCAGCGGAGTCTGGCTGAGTCTCAACGACATCGAACACGGGTTGCTCCGCAGTTCGAAACAGCCGTGGGGGCTCGGCTACGTGCCTCGCGTGTTCCCCTCGTCGTTCGAGCGCCAGTTTCGTCTCGCGGAGTGCGATCCGCGGGTTCACTTCGCGCTGACCCACGCGGCCGGCCACTGCCCGCCGATCGCCGTCTACTCGCCGCGGGATGTCGACGAGGAACTGGACATCGCGATCGAGTGGTTCCTGGAGGAGAACGTCACGTACGATTCCGGGGCGAACACTGCGACGGTCCCGCGGCTCTTCCGACAGTACCGCGGGGATTTCGGCGGGAAACGCGGCATCGTCTCGTTTCTCCGGCAGTACAACGCCGTCCCGGACGACACCACGCCGTCGCTCGAGTACGAACAGGTCGACCACTCCGCGGAGCTCGACGTGAATCTCGAGGGCGACGACGTCAAGCCGTAG
- a CDS encoding DUF4129 domain-containing protein codes for MTGGRRLLFVVGCLCCLFVVASALPAADPRLDGPGQSDGEPIAGDWDSIDGTPEIVTDPSDVANETDDVDDGDTDTEEITIDGALEPGNVVTVDIGLSGMYSAETIAVNGENVTEASVLGESNITVPYAEAMTVSVPADGRSRTFDIRTDATIETHGEVAPNRDLEIAAAVGSTPVPGATVTLDGEAVATTDEDGEATVTMPETARSVELHVERDPVTGERTVDVGEPTVTFVSPLLFPGGPAPVQVSADGDPVPNATVTLEDGGTSSTGDDGMARLWLPIDDEATVTVEVGAETATATVGNLYLRLTAVVVFVPGFAIGGVLTYLRVAAARERRRGIQWSGSFVALADFVAGLADAFEWLFGALVGWGGPSLSIPTIPLPTFSLPRPAFDGVGLGAPSLGSALSFGGLPSLGSRDRPSTGGGGSLLERLLGTDDEPETPPAEETGPELADEPLAPRGPHAEIRAAWHAFLDRLGLEDRETATPGEAARTALAAGLPADRVTRLVAIVRDVEYGGREPTPDRVAEARATVRELLDRDDDEEGST; via the coding sequence GTGACGGGAGGACGACGACTCCTGTTCGTCGTCGGGTGCCTGTGTTGTCTGTTCGTCGTCGCCAGCGCACTTCCCGCGGCCGATCCGCGACTCGACGGCCCCGGGCAGTCGGACGGAGAGCCGATCGCGGGCGACTGGGACTCGATCGACGGAACCCCCGAGATCGTCACGGACCCGTCGGATGTCGCGAACGAGACGGACGATGTCGACGACGGCGACACCGACACCGAGGAAATCACGATCGACGGCGCGCTCGAACCGGGCAACGTGGTGACGGTCGATATCGGCCTTTCTGGGATGTACAGCGCCGAGACGATCGCGGTGAACGGCGAGAACGTCACGGAAGCCAGCGTGCTTGGCGAGTCGAACATCACCGTCCCCTACGCCGAGGCGATGACCGTCTCGGTTCCCGCGGACGGCCGCTCGCGGACGTTCGATATCCGGACCGACGCCACGATCGAGACCCACGGTGAGGTGGCACCGAACCGCGACCTCGAGATCGCGGCGGCGGTCGGATCGACGCCGGTGCCCGGCGCGACGGTGACGCTCGACGGCGAGGCGGTCGCGACGACCGACGAGGACGGCGAGGCGACGGTGACGATGCCCGAGACCGCCCGGTCGGTGGAACTGCACGTCGAACGCGATCCCGTGACCGGCGAGCGCACCGTCGACGTCGGCGAGCCGACGGTCACGTTCGTCTCCCCGCTGTTGTTCCCGGGCGGGCCCGCCCCGGTACAGGTGTCGGCCGACGGCGACCCCGTTCCGAACGCGACGGTGACGCTCGAGGACGGCGGCACGTCGAGCACCGGCGACGACGGGATGGCGCGGCTCTGGCTGCCGATCGACGACGAGGCGACCGTGACGGTCGAGGTCGGCGCGGAGACGGCGACGGCGACGGTCGGGAACCTCTATCTCCGACTGACGGCGGTCGTCGTGTTCGTCCCCGGGTTCGCGATCGGCGGCGTGCTGACCTACCTTCGGGTGGCCGCCGCCCGCGAGCGCCGTCGCGGAATCCAGTGGTCCGGTTCGTTCGTCGCACTGGCGGACTTCGTCGCGGGTCTCGCGGACGCGTTCGAGTGGCTTTTCGGCGCACTCGTCGGCTGGGGCGGGCCGTCGCTGTCCATCCCGACGATTCCGCTGCCGACGTTCTCGCTCCCGCGTCCCGCGTTCGACGGCGTCGGTCTCGGGGCTCCGTCCCTCGGCTCGGCGCTCTCGTTCGGCGGCCTCCCGTCGCTCGGGTCGCGCGATCGGCCATCGACCGGCGGCGGGGGCTCGCTGCTCGAGCGCTTGCTGGGAACCGACGACGAGCCCGAGACGCCGCCGGCGGAGGAGACGGGGCCCGAACTGGCCGACGAGCCGCTCGCGCCTCGCGGCCCGCACGCGGAGATCCGCGCCGCGTGGCACGCGTTCCTCGACCGACTCGGGCTCGAGGATCGGGAGACGGCGACCCCCGGAGAGGCGGCCCGGACGGCCCTCGCTGCCGGGCTCCCGGCCGACCGCGTGACTCGGCTCGTCGCGATCGTTCGCGACGTCGAGTACGGCGGGCGCGAGCCGACGCCGGATCGAGTGGCCGAGGCTCGAGCCACGGTCCGTGAGCTGCTCGACCGCGATGACGACGAGGAGGGATCGACGTGA
- a CDS encoding tRNA (N(6)-L-threonylcarbamoyladenosine(37)-C(2))-methylthiotransferase, with amino-acid sequence MARYHIETYGCTSNRGESREIERRLRDAGHYRVDGPDEADVAILNTCTVVEKTERNMLRRAEELADETADLFITGCMALAQGEEFARADVDGQVLHWDEVPEAVTNGECPTTTPDAKPILDGVVGILPIARGCMSDCSYCITKQATGKIDSPSIEENVEKARALIHAGAKEIRITGQDTGVYGWDEGERKLHRLLERICEIDGEFRVRVGMANPKGVHGIREELAAVFAEYDELYDFLHAPVQSGSDDVLGDMRRQHQVAEYLEVVETFDETLDYWTLSTDFIVGFPTETDHDHEQSMALLRETRPEKINVTRFSKRPGTDAADMKGLGGTIKKERSKEMSEVKRELVADAYADMVGQRREDCLVVEEGTADSVKCRDAAYRQLIVQNASEHGLEPGDFVDLEVTAHETMYAFGVPV; translated from the coding sequence ATGGCCCGGTATCACATCGAAACGTACGGCTGCACGTCGAATCGCGGAGAGAGTCGCGAGATCGAGCGACGGCTCCGCGACGCGGGCCACTACCGGGTCGACGGCCCGGACGAGGCGGACGTCGCCATCCTCAACACGTGTACCGTCGTCGAAAAGACCGAGCGCAACATGCTCCGACGGGCCGAGGAACTGGCCGACGAGACGGCGGACCTCTTCATCACGGGCTGTATGGCGCTCGCGCAGGGCGAGGAGTTCGCACGGGCGGACGTCGACGGCCAGGTCCTCCACTGGGACGAGGTACCCGAAGCGGTCACCAACGGCGAGTGTCCGACGACGACGCCCGACGCGAAACCCATCCTCGACGGCGTCGTGGGCATCCTCCCCATCGCGCGGGGCTGTATGTCCGACTGCTCGTACTGCATCACCAAGCAGGCGACGGGCAAGATCGACTCGCCCTCGATCGAGGAGAACGTCGAGAAAGCCCGTGCACTGATCCACGCCGGCGCGAAGGAGATCCGTATTACCGGGCAGGACACCGGTGTCTACGGCTGGGACGAGGGCGAGCGCAAACTCCACCGGCTGCTCGAGCGGATCTGCGAGATCGACGGCGAGTTCCGGGTCCGCGTCGGGATGGCCAACCCGAAGGGCGTCCACGGTATCCGCGAGGAACTCGCCGCGGTCTTCGCCGAGTACGACGAACTCTACGACTTCCTGCACGCGCCCGTCCAGTCCGGTTCGGACGACGTGCTCGGCGACATGCGCCGGCAACATCAGGTCGCGGAGTATCTCGAGGTCGTCGAGACGTTCGACGAGACGCTGGACTACTGGACGCTGTCGACGGACTTCATCGTCGGCTTCCCCACCGAGACCGACCACGACCACGAGCAGTCGATGGCCCTGCTCCGGGAGACGCGCCCGGAGAAGATCAACGTCACCCGGTTCTCCAAGCGGCCGGGCACCGACGCCGCCGACATGAAGGGGCTGGGCGGGACGATCAAGAAGGAACGCTCGAAGGAGATGAGCGAGGTCAAACGCGAGCTCGTCGCCGACGCCTACGCGGACATGGTCGGCCAGCGGCGCGAGGACTGCCTCGTCGTCGAGGAGGGGACCGCCGACTCCGTGAAGTGTCGCGACGCCGCGTATCGGCAGCTCATCGTGCAAAACGCGAGCGAGCATGGCCTCGAGCCCGGCGACTTCGTCGACCTCGAGGTGACGGCCCACGAGACCATGTACGCGTTCGGTGTGCCGGTATAG
- a CDS encoding winged helix-turn-helix domain-containing protein, with protein MSDTVDQPTRCPRIERDGELGCDPHRIVTLLNDDDARAVYLYAEEPATVSQIAEAVGLPQSTAYRKVENLQEAGLLSQLNDRSRTGTPAHYVRAMDHVSVTYDDPLRIECTCNGRPLYCEP; from the coding sequence ATGAGCGACACGGTCGATCAACCGACCCGGTGTCCGCGGATCGAGCGGGACGGCGAACTCGGATGTGATCCCCATCGGATCGTGACGTTGCTCAACGACGACGACGCGCGAGCGGTGTATCTCTACGCCGAGGAGCCGGCGACGGTCAGCCAGATCGCCGAGGCGGTCGGCCTGCCTCAGTCGACGGCGTACAGAAAGGTCGAGAACCTGCAGGAGGCCGGGCTGCTCTCGCAGCTCAACGACCGCTCGCGGACCGGCACCCCCGCCCACTACGTCCGAGCCATGGACCACGTTTCGGTGACCTACGACGATCCGCTCCGGATCGAGTGTACGTGCAACGGGAGACCGCTATACTGCGAGCCCTGA
- a CDS encoding M48 family metallopeptidase: MKLRLQICAVLGVFVAVNAVFVLVLLWTYGVLLPVIVGGAIVFLQHGTVPVDFVRLPVSWATALLLIVGFLAAQTYYGYRRVLAGTGGTAGDGDHAVARTVRRLAMIADIPEPDVRVVDDETASCYTVGRLTDATIVVTTGVVDRLDADELEAVLAHEIAHVANRDVTLMTIATLFLEIADRAYHAALLARRALTDPDELSGGGRVALYWFLPLVALTYVLVAPILWVFPAIADWATRALSHAREFSADAAAARITGKPMALASALVTLAETSETPATDLRTDRTSALCIVPSELVTGDDTASLPAIRRPLDAPQRRERVTSWLEGTTPPGPVASPSDTHPSVEQRVRELSDMAVELEGQP, translated from the coding sequence ATGAAGCTTCGGTTACAGATCTGTGCGGTCCTCGGCGTCTTCGTCGCGGTCAACGCCGTGTTCGTCCTCGTACTGCTGTGGACGTACGGCGTTTTGTTGCCGGTAATCGTCGGCGGCGCCATCGTCTTCCTCCAGCACGGGACCGTCCCGGTCGATTTCGTCCGCCTGCCGGTGTCGTGGGCCACGGCGCTGTTGCTGATCGTCGGATTCCTCGCGGCCCAGACCTACTACGGGTACCGACGCGTCCTCGCCGGAACCGGTGGGACGGCCGGTGACGGTGACCACGCCGTCGCCCGAACGGTCCGACGGCTGGCGATGATCGCCGACATCCCGGAGCCGGACGTCCGCGTCGTCGACGACGAGACGGCGAGCTGTTACACCGTCGGCCGGCTCACCGACGCGACGATCGTCGTCACGACCGGGGTCGTCGACCGCCTCGACGCCGACGAACTCGAGGCGGTGCTCGCCCACGAGATCGCACACGTCGCCAACCGGGACGTGACGCTGATGACGATCGCGACGCTGTTCCTCGAGATCGCGGATCGAGCGTACCATGCTGCACTGCTCGCCCGCCGTGCCCTGACCGATCCCGACGAACTGTCCGGCGGCGGCCGGGTCGCGCTGTACTGGTTTCTCCCGCTGGTCGCGCTCACCTACGTGCTCGTCGCGCCGATCCTGTGGGTGTTCCCCGCGATCGCCGACTGGGCGACGCGGGCCCTGTCGCACGCACGGGAGTTCAGCGCGGACGCCGCGGCCGCCCGGATCACCGGCAAGCCGATGGCGCTGGCGAGTGCGCTGGTGACGCTCGCCGAGACGAGCGAGACGCCGGCGACGGACCTCCGAACGGACCGAACCAGCGCGCTCTGTATCGTCCCGAGCGAACTCGTGACCGGCGACGACACCGCGTCGCTGCCCGCGATCCGCCGACCGCTGGACGCCCCCCAGCGGCGCGAGCGCGTGACGTCGTGGCTCGAGGGCACCACGCCGCCGGGCCCCGTCGCGTCGCCGTCCGACACCCACCCGTCGGTCGAGCAACGCGTGCGCGAGTTATCCGATATGGCGGTCGAACTGGAGGGGCAGCCGTGA
- a CDS encoding AI-2E family transporter, with translation MNLSKGFLLVLVALFAYLSLLLVLPFFQYVLGAILVAYVLYPAQERLERRVPPAIAALALVALAIAGFVVPLVAVVAAVASDARRLLENVNTDSLEMAELERAIEAETGRNVDLPSALADAAQNVGTVALERSTEWFSTITHVLIGLGLAVFLLYYLLKDGTDLLAWMRELTPLPDDVQDDFYRELDEVMWAVLAGHVLIAIIQGTIAGLGLLATGVPNAAFWTFIMIILSLIPLIGSFMVWGPAVIFLFLTGEPLLGVGLFAYSTVVVGLSDDYLRPVLVDRYAELNPAVIILGVLGGVYAFGVMGLFYGPVVLGALLATLDVVNDHYERLEDASGMQ, from the coding sequence GTGAATCTCAGCAAGGGGTTCCTCCTCGTACTCGTCGCACTCTTCGCGTACCTCTCGCTGTTGCTCGTGCTGCCCTTTTTCCAGTACGTTCTCGGTGCCATCCTCGTGGCGTACGTCCTCTATCCGGCGCAGGAGCGGCTCGAACGGCGAGTCCCGCCGGCGATCGCGGCGCTCGCACTCGTCGCCCTCGCGATCGCTGGCTTCGTCGTCCCGCTGGTCGCCGTCGTCGCGGCGGTCGCCAGCGACGCCCGGCGGCTCCTCGAGAACGTCAACACCGACTCGCTGGAGATGGCGGAGCTCGAGCGGGCGATCGAGGCGGAGACCGGTCGCAACGTCGATCTGCCGTCGGCGCTCGCCGACGCCGCACAGAACGTCGGAACGGTCGCACTCGAGCGATCGACCGAGTGGTTCAGCACGATCACGCACGTGCTGATCGGGCTGGGCCTCGCGGTCTTCCTGCTCTACTACCTGCTCAAGGACGGCACCGATCTGCTGGCGTGGATGCGAGAGCTGACGCCGCTGCCGGACGACGTACAGGACGATTTCTACCGGGAGCTCGACGAGGTCATGTGGGCCGTCCTCGCGGGGCACGTGCTGATCGCGATCATTCAGGGGACGATCGCCGGGCTGGGACTGCTCGCGACCGGGGTCCCGAACGCGGCGTTCTGGACGTTCATCATGATCATCCTCTCGTTGATCCCGCTGATCGGCTCGTTCATGGTGTGGGGGCCGGCCGTGATCTTCCTGTTCCTGACCGGGGAGCCGCTGCTCGGGGTGGGGCTGTTCGCCTACAGCACGGTCGTCGTCGGCCTCTCGGACGACTACCTCCGACCGGTTCTCGTCGATCGGTACGCCGAACTCAACCCCGCCGTCATCATCCTCGGCGTCCTCGGCGGCGTCTACGCCTTCGGCGTCATGGGGCTGTTCTACGGCCCCGTCGTCCTCGGCGCGCTGCTCGCGACGCTGGACGTCGTGAACGACCACTACGAGCGGCTCGAGGACGCGTCAGGCATGCAGTGA
- a CDS encoding DUF7269 family protein — MSRSSSDGLGSRTIALLGSVDTERLATTVVGAGALLAVGTVLFGGFLPSARFLSWLLYPLAVLFPVFGVVIAAGACWWVWTVERPSDAPLVAEPPPETALTGTEYTVGRTADRTLSTAAQGWYRCRPNESTADVRRRLFAGAVRVVTTKRGLATDTARDAVRSGTWTDDPVAAAFLADKLRQPRRERLRAAVDPGAAYRRRVRRTLAAIEAIDDGTDRTAGEVDR; from the coding sequence GTGAGCCGCAGCTCGTCCGACGGGCTGGGGTCGCGAACGATCGCCCTGCTCGGGTCGGTCGACACGGAGCGACTCGCGACTACTGTCGTCGGTGCCGGTGCCCTGCTGGCGGTCGGGACGGTGCTGTTTGGCGGCTTCCTCCCGTCCGCCCGCTTCCTCTCGTGGCTGCTGTATCCGCTCGCGGTGCTGTTCCCGGTGTTCGGCGTGGTGATCGCCGCGGGCGCATGCTGGTGGGTTTGGACCGTCGAGCGACCGAGCGACGCGCCGCTGGTCGCGGAGCCGCCGCCCGAGACGGCGCTCACCGGAACGGAGTACACGGTCGGTCGCACGGCGGATCGAACCCTCTCCACAGCCGCGCAGGGGTGGTACCGTTGCCGACCGAACGAGTCGACTGCGGACGTTCGTCGTCGGCTCTTCGCCGGCGCGGTTCGCGTCGTCACCACGAAACGCGGGCTCGCGACCGACACAGCCCGCGACGCCGTTCGATCGGGAACGTGGACCGACGACCCGGTCGCTGCTGCGTTCCTCGCCGACAAGCTGCGCCAGCCGCGTCGCGAACGGCTGCGGGCCGCGGTCGATCCCGGAGCAGCCTATCGTCGCCGCGTTCGGCGCACCCTCGCGGCGATCGAAGCGATCGATGACGGCACGGACCGGACCGCTGGAGAGGTGGACCGATGA
- a CDS encoding amphi-Trp domain-containing protein, giving the protein MNDSPDDANRPDDSDAADEDEFKLERAYDRAALATVFREFATAFETGQPVRLNGDDRSVGVAVPERVVAEFEAGHDAVAEPPVAELEVELEWDDPDDSSVRIAERDAASDADADGDADAGADADADADDDRVRTDAADVDPAAAVMPLEGVTDRGGREDEADAAEDADGAADGETGRTSRFEVYEDRAGQWRWRLVHWNGNIVADSGEGYASRSNAERAARSVMRSAPTATVERRE; this is encoded by the coding sequence ATGAACGATTCGCCGGACGATGCGAACCGACCGGACGACTCGGACGCGGCCGACGAGGACGAATTCAAACTCGAGCGAGCGTACGACCGCGCGGCCCTCGCCACCGTCTTCCGCGAGTTCGCGACGGCCTTCGAAACCGGGCAACCGGTCCGGCTGAACGGCGACGACCGGAGCGTCGGGGTCGCGGTCCCGGAGCGGGTCGTCGCCGAGTTCGAGGCTGGGCACGATGCCGTCGCGGAGCCGCCGGTCGCCGAACTGGAGGTCGAACTCGAGTGGGACGACCCGGACGACTCGAGCGTGCGGATCGCCGAGCGGGACGCTGCCAGCGACGCCGACGCCGACGGCGATGCTGATGCCGGTGCCGACGCCGATGCTGATGCCGACGATGACCGCGTCAGGACGGACGCAGCAGACGTCGATCCCGCGGCGGCGGTGATGCCGCTCGAGGGAGTCACCGATCGCGGCGGACGCGAAGACGAGGCCGACGCGGCCGAGGACGCCGACGGGGCGGCGGACGGCGAGACCGGCCGCACCAGCCGCTTCGAGGTCTACGAGGACAGGGCCGGACAGTGGCGCTGGCGGCTCGTCCACTGGAACGGGAACATCGTCGCCGACAGCGGCGAAGGGTACGCCTCGCGGTCGAACGCCGAACGAGCCGCGCGGAGCGTGATGCGCAGCGCGCCGACCGCGACCGTCGAACGACGGGAGTGA
- a CDS encoding SPW repeat protein, which yields MSDTPNTEAGRDTRTDYTSLNTDAMQWVSALIALIGLYLVASPFIFESTDAAIWNDTLVGTAIFLTAGYNFYRLSRNRLASVGVASLAALLGLWALVSPSVIEMGSGQLATGTAISGAVVAALAAYNAYANNKADTPEQARARART from the coding sequence ATGAGTGATACCCCGAACACCGAGGCCGGCCGCGACACCCGCACCGACTACACCTCACTGAACACGGACGCGATGCAGTGGGTGAGTGCCCTCATCGCGCTGATCGGGCTCTACCTCGTCGCGTCGCCGTTCATCTTCGAGTCGACGGACGCGGCGATCTGGAACGACACGCTCGTCGGAACGGCAATCTTCCTGACCGCCGGCTACAACTTCTACCGGCTGTCGAGGAATCGGTTGGCGAGCGTCGGCGTCGCCTCGTTGGCCGCCCTGCTCGGCCTCTGGGCGCTCGTCTCGCCGTCGGTCATCGAGATGGGGAGCGGCCAACTGGCGACCGGAACCGCGATCTCCGGCGCGGTCGTCGCCGCCCTCGCGGCGTACAACGCCTACGCGAACAACAAGGCCGACACGCCCGAGCAGGCCCGCGCTCGAGCCCGAACGTGA
- a CDS encoding DUF58 domain-containing protein: MTGRTVDRLDGGEWAIAATLVFAGFGLVVGSQLLVVAATLPLWYVAAAVFGTEPDTMLDVRRRITVSDGSSRGSTTDDGEPARSDSGVVAGDPGETVTVRTTVRNAGSDTIVDLRVVDGVPDAVPVVSGSPRTSATLEPLAETTLEYEVELRRGEYAFDDPTVRARDLTGTMAETWRPSTDGDDAIRCSSVVESVPLGDGTNDYAGEVPTDEGGSGVEFYSVRDYEPGDPVGSIDWRRYAGTRELATVEYRAERATRIVCVVDARSSQFRAATTAHLPAIERSVAAAERTFEALVDAGHPTGIVGIYADQLPSVAPGTDPATRREASRVLDALRDSERVGYWPVAQPDTDDFVTDLPRRLPGEAQVYLFSSFVDDDPVELVAALRARGYAVRVVSPAVTAGETDIATRLEALDRGTRLARARSTGARVIDWERERSLGVLLRDAIGEVRTR, from the coding sequence ATGACCGGCCGAACCGTCGACCGGCTCGACGGCGGCGAGTGGGCCATCGCCGCGACGCTCGTGTTCGCGGGATTCGGCCTCGTCGTCGGCAGCCAACTCCTCGTCGTCGCCGCCACGCTCCCGCTGTGGTACGTCGCTGCAGCCGTTTTCGGGACCGAACCGGATACGATGCTCGACGTTCGGCGACGAATCACGGTCTCCGACGGCTCGAGCCGCGGATCGACGACGGACGACGGCGAGCCCGCTCGGTCCGACTCCGGGGTGGTCGCCGGCGATCCCGGCGAGACAGTCACCGTCCGGACGACCGTCCGGAACGCCGGGTCGGACACGATCGTCGATCTGCGCGTCGTCGACGGCGTGCCGGACGCGGTCCCGGTCGTTTCAGGCTCCCCGCGGACGTCGGCCACCCTCGAGCCGCTCGCGGAGACGACCCTCGAGTACGAGGTCGAACTCCGGCGCGGCGAGTACGCGTTCGACGACCCGACGGTTCGAGCGCGCGACCTCACGGGGACGATGGCCGAGACGTGGCGGCCGAGCACGGACGGCGACGACGCGATCCGCTGTTCGTCGGTCGTCGAGTCGGTGCCGCTGGGCGACGGAACGAACGACTACGCGGGCGAGGTACCGACCGACGAGGGCGGGAGCGGAGTCGAGTTCTACTCCGTCCGGGACTACGAGCCGGGCGATCCGGTCGGCTCGATCGACTGGCGGCGATACGCCGGGACGCGGGAGCTGGCGACCGTCGAGTATCGCGCCGAGCGAGCGACGCGGATCGTCTGCGTCGTCGACGCCCGCTCGAGCCAGTTTCGCGCGGCGACGACCGCACACCTTCCTGCGATCGAGCGCTCGGTCGCCGCGGCCGAGCGGACGTTCGAGGCGCTGGTGGACGCGGGCCATCCGACCGGCATCGTCGGCATCTACGCCGATCAGCTGCCGTCGGTCGCCCCGGGGACCGATCCCGCCACGCGACGGGAGGCGTCTCGCGTACTGGACGCGCTCCGGGACTCCGAACGAGTCGGGTACTGGCCCGTTGCCCAACCGGACACCGACGATTTCGTCACGGACCTCCCCCGCAGGCTTCCCGGCGAGGCGCAGGTGTACCTGTTCTCCTCGTTCGTCGACGACGACCCGGTCGAACTCGTCGCGGCGCTTCGGGCCCGCGGGTACGCCGTTCGCGTCGTTTCGCCCGCCGTCACCGCCGGCGAGACCGACATCGCGACCCGGCTCGAGGCCCTCGATCGGGGGACGCGACTCGCTCGAGCCCGTTCGACGGGGGCCCGCGTGATCGACTGGGAGCGCGAGCGATCGCTCGGCGTCCTCCTCCGCGACGCGATCGGCGAGGTGAGGACCCGATGA